One segment of Shewanella piezotolerans WP3 DNA contains the following:
- the cysK gene encoding cysteine synthase A, with protein sequence MSKIFEDNSQTIGNTPLVRLNRVSKGNVLAKVEARNPSFSVKCRIGANMIWDAEKKGVLTQDKELIEPTSGNTGIALAYVAAARGYKLTLTMPNTMSLERRKLLKALGANLVLTEGAKGMKGAIDKAEEIRQSAPEKYVLLQQFNNPANPEIHEKTTGPEIWNDTDGAVDVIVAGVGTGGTITGVSRYIKNTQGKAITSVAVEPVDSPVIAQTLAGQTVQPGPHKIQGIGAGFIPGNLDLELIDRVEAVSNEDSIEMAHRLMQEEGILVGISSGAAVVAANRIAALPEFEGKNIVVVLPSAAERYLSSVLFQGEFSDAENVQ encoded by the coding sequence ATGAGCAAAATTTTTGAAGACAATTCACAAACAATTGGTAACACGCCACTTGTCCGTTTAAACCGTGTTAGCAAAGGTAATGTTCTTGCCAAGGTTGAAGCACGTAACCCAAGTTTCAGTGTTAAGTGTCGTATTGGCGCAAATATGATCTGGGACGCTGAGAAAAAAGGCGTTCTGACTCAAGATAAAGAGCTTATCGAACCAACATCTGGTAACACAGGAATTGCACTTGCTTATGTAGCGGCTGCAAGAGGCTATAAGCTAACGTTAACTATGCCTAATACCATGAGTTTAGAGCGTAGAAAACTGCTTAAAGCATTAGGTGCAAACTTAGTGTTAACTGAAGGCGCAAAAGGCATGAAAGGTGCCATTGATAAAGCGGAAGAGATCCGCCAGTCAGCACCTGAAAAATACGTGTTATTGCAACAGTTTAATAACCCTGCAAACCCAGAGATCCACGAAAAAACCACTGGGCCTGAGATATGGAATGATACTGACGGCGCAGTTGATGTCATTGTTGCTGGTGTCGGTACAGGCGGAACAATCACTGGTGTGAGCCGTTACATAAAGAATACTCAGGGTAAAGCGATTACTTCTGTAGCTGTTGAGCCTGTTGATTCGCCGGTGATTGCACAAACACTTGCAGGTCAAACAGTTCAACCTGGACCACACAAAATTCAAGGTATTGGCGCTGGATTTATTCCGGGCAACCTAGATCTTGAACTGATAGACCGTGTTGAAGCTGTTTCGAATGAAGATTCTATCGAAATGGCGCACCGACTCATGCAAGAAGAAGGTATTCTAGTTGGGATCTCTTCAGGTGCCGCTGTAGTTGCAGCAAACCGTATTGCAGCACTTCCCGAATTTGAAGGTAAAAATATTGTAGTTGTATTACCTTCTGCAGCTGAGCGTTACTTATCTTCTGTACTGTTCCAAGGTGAGTTTAGCGACGCTGAAAACGTTCAATAA
- a CDS encoding RDD family protein, translating into MRKQQTESTLDPKSLVTPYAFEIAPNVLYQPLASPFKRALAITVDGLLVAALAENAGWIFVLMVALTVVVHKRSKSLGSIVKWALYAFMLAGMVYALLGNDWNTKDNISGTSQVESQLSADKAEPETLQTIAELANYLPEVISASSCQDYSCAQKRLVSLKSALDHSSLSSAEQTRMLEELIDELPLTVKQKNNLKIEYAAAETALGDERIEQIVEEEADADADAVSNNPSCTNKVDWEELQDDSRFETEANSQSSPLAWLIGFLNDMGLGFGWAAFYFTVFTAWFDGQTLGKKLFGISVIQLDGSKITLWAAFGRYGGYAAGFTTGLLGFLQIFWDANRQAIQDKISATVVIDLRKPEIEAPKLQLNMNALNASIDAKIEEK; encoded by the coding sequence ATGAGAAAACAGCAGACTGAATCAACGCTTGATCCTAAGTCGTTAGTCACCCCTTATGCATTTGAGATTGCCCCCAATGTCCTCTATCAGCCACTAGCGAGTCCTTTTAAACGCGCCTTAGCAATAACCGTTGATGGTCTTCTAGTTGCAGCTCTTGCTGAAAATGCGGGCTGGATATTTGTATTAATGGTTGCACTTACCGTTGTGGTCCATAAAAGAAGCAAGTCTTTGGGGAGCATTGTTAAGTGGGCGTTATATGCTTTTATGCTCGCAGGTATGGTGTACGCGTTACTTGGTAACGACTGGAACACGAAAGACAATATCTCAGGCACTAGCCAAGTCGAATCTCAATTAAGTGCCGATAAAGCAGAACCTGAAACATTACAAACCATTGCTGAATTAGCAAATTATCTTCCTGAAGTTATTTCCGCATCAAGTTGCCAAGATTACTCATGTGCCCAAAAGCGCTTAGTGTCTCTAAAAAGTGCGTTAGATCATTCGAGTCTATCGAGCGCAGAACAAACGCGTATGCTAGAAGAGCTTATTGATGAGCTACCGCTTACTGTTAAACAGAAAAATAATTTAAAGATTGAGTATGCGGCAGCTGAAACCGCTTTAGGTGATGAACGCATTGAGCAGATAGTTGAAGAAGAGGCAGATGCAGATGCAGATGCTGTTAGCAATAATCCTTCATGCACAAACAAAGTTGACTGGGAGGAGTTGCAGGATGACTCTCGCTTCGAGACAGAGGCAAACTCACAATCGAGCCCGTTAGCGTGGTTGATAGGCTTTTTAAACGATATGGGCTTAGGTTTTGGTTGGGCTGCGTTCTATTTTACGGTGTTTACTGCCTGGTTTGATGGGCAAACATTGGGTAAAAAACTATTTGGAATTAGTGTGATTCAGCTGGATGGCTCCAAGATCACTTTATGGGCCGCTTTTGGTCGCTATGGCGGCTACGCTGCAGGTTTTACCACTGGTTTACTCGGCTTTTTACAAATATTCTGGGATGCTAATCGCCAAGCAATACAAGATAAAATATCAGCAACTGTTGTTATTGACCTCAGAAAGCCTGAAATTGAAGCGCCTAAGTTACAGTTAAACATGAATGCGCTTAATGCATCGATTGATGCAAAAATTGAAGAGAAGTAG
- the cysZ gene encoding sulfate transporter CysZ gives MNKTNQVTKKSGVNYFLEGFSLIKRPGLRRFVFIPLTINLLLFAGLIYFAIGQLEQVFAWLSGQLPEYLSWLNFLLWPLAVLTLLVVLSFIFSSVMNWLAAPFNGLLAEKVEQLLTGKPLNTGGGIDLIKDLPRILGREWIKLKYYLPRAIVFLLLFLLPFVGQTAAPILWFLFSAWMMAIQYCDYPFDNHKVPFADMKFALNQTRGSSFSFGAAVTLFSMIPILNFVVMPVAICGATSMWVDKYREAYKDNTIAPD, from the coding sequence ATTACTTCTTAGAAGGGTTCAGTTTGATAAAACGCCCAGGCCTTAGACGTTTTGTGTTTATTCCACTAACGATTAATTTATTGCTCTTTGCTGGCTTGATCTATTTTGCCATTGGTCAGCTAGAGCAGGTTTTCGCTTGGCTTTCAGGCCAGCTTCCAGAGTACCTAAGTTGGTTGAACTTTCTGCTATGGCCACTTGCAGTATTAACCTTGTTGGTGGTGCTATCTTTCATCTTTAGTTCAGTGATGAATTGGCTCGCTGCGCCCTTTAACGGATTACTGGCTGAAAAAGTCGAGCAACTGTTGACTGGCAAACCACTCAATACGGGTGGCGGTATCGATTTAATCAAAGATTTACCGCGCATATTGGGCCGAGAGTGGATCAAACTGAAATACTATCTACCTCGTGCCATTGTTTTCTTATTGCTATTTTTGCTGCCATTTGTCGGTCAAACTGCCGCGCCTATCTTATGGTTTCTGTTTAGTGCTTGGATGATGGCAATACAATACTGTGATTATCCTTTTGATAACCATAAAGTCCCCTTTGCAGATATGAAGTTTGCACTTAACCAGACCCGTGGCAGCAGCTTTAGCTTTGGCGCTGCAGTGACACTGTTTTCTATGATCCCAATCCTCAATTTTGTCGTGATGCCAGTAGCTATATGCGGCGCAACATCTATGTGGGTTGATAAATATCGAGAAGCATACAAAGACAACACCATCGCACCAGATTAG
- a CDS encoding GGDEF domain-containing response regulator: MRILVVEDSQVVSRVMRHLLTQELNCDVDVAPDLASAKILLAENDYFVAVTDLNLPDAQEGEIVKLVLAKQIPCIVLTGSWDPQERSRLLQLGIVDYVLKENRFSYEYTAKLVRRLQRNQSVKVLVADDSMVSRKFIRSLLEQHLFQVIEADDGIAALDTLKENPDIKLLITDYNMPRLDGFGLIIKVREQFSREELAIIGLSSDSDESLSARFIKNGANDFLQKPFVHEEFHCRVLNTLDALDMMAKLWEQANLDYLTNVFNRRYFFNLYEEKLPTITRNQGTLSLGLMDIDFFKKVNDGYGHDVGDEVLVEFAKRLKHSFSQHFTVARFGGEEFVVGFKGLSVEKSFALLDRFRMQMESTPVMTTKGELTITVSIGVTNFNHDENVDGMLQRADVALYEAKEGGRNLVSIA; the protein is encoded by the coding sequence TTGCGGATCTTAGTTGTAGAAGATAGCCAAGTTGTATCACGGGTAATGCGTCATTTATTAACCCAAGAGTTAAACTGTGACGTTGATGTCGCGCCAGATCTGGCCAGTGCCAAAATCCTATTAGCTGAAAATGATTATTTCGTGGCCGTTACTGATTTAAATCTTCCAGATGCGCAAGAGGGAGAGATTGTAAAATTAGTATTGGCAAAACAGATCCCTTGTATCGTACTCACTGGAAGCTGGGATCCCCAAGAACGATCACGTCTGCTGCAATTAGGTATTGTTGATTATGTGCTTAAAGAAAACCGTTTTAGCTATGAATATACCGCTAAATTAGTTCGACGCTTGCAACGCAATCAAAGCGTGAAGGTATTGGTAGCAGATGATTCCATGGTGAGCCGAAAGTTTATTCGTAGCCTTTTAGAACAGCATTTGTTTCAAGTGATAGAGGCTGACGACGGTATAGCTGCACTCGATACCCTTAAAGAAAATCCAGATATTAAACTGCTTATCACTGATTACAATATGCCGCGACTAGACGGGTTTGGCTTAATTATAAAAGTCAGAGAGCAGTTCAGCAGAGAAGAGTTGGCCATTATTGGACTTTCTAGTGACAGCGATGAAAGCCTCTCTGCACGGTTTATTAAAAATGGTGCCAATGACTTTTTGCAAAAGCCTTTTGTGCACGAAGAGTTTCATTGTCGAGTGCTGAACACGCTAGATGCACTCGATATGATGGCCAAACTTTGGGAGCAAGCTAACCTCGATTACTTAACCAATGTATTTAATCGGCGTTACTTTTTTAATCTTTATGAAGAGAAACTGCCTACTATTACCCGTAATCAAGGTACGCTTTCACTCGGTTTAATGGATATCGATTTCTTCAAAAAGGTGAATGATGGTTATGGCCATGATGTGGGAGATGAGGTGCTGGTTGAATTTGCTAAACGCCTTAAACACTCTTTTTCACAGCATTTTACAGTGGCTCGATTTGGCGGTGAAGAATTCGTTGTTGGCTTTAAAGGCTTAAGTGTTGAAAAGTCATTTGCACTATTAGATAGGTTTAGAATGCAGATGGAAAGTACGCCGGTAATGACAACAAAAGGCGAGTTAACCATCACCGTTAGTATTGGTGTCACCAATTTTAATCACGATGAAAACGTAGACGGGATGCTGCAACGAGCTGATGTTGCGCTGTACGAAGCTAAAGAGGGTGGGCGTAACTTAGTGTCCATTGCCTAA
- a CDS encoding TetR/AcrR family transcriptional regulator yields MLVPLTYVGRQSSRSDGQARRKAILEATLRLIVREGIRGVRHRAVASEADVPLASTTYYFNDIKDLISDALTFFAEKTLWMNKALEEQSYTLLNSMAEVSQNLTRSELQTLVVEQLSEFICDHIEAQLTQPDDRILEHAFHEEALRNPELAKAIILLEETLLQSIKSFFSAFGSKTATEDAHQILAIIRLLEYQFLLRGKVNKTELNNIVRTTVSHIIKAIKNPS; encoded by the coding sequence ATGCTCGTACCACTGACCTATGTTGGTCGACAATCAAGCCGAAGTGATGGGCAAGCAAGACGGAAAGCGATTCTAGAGGCGACATTGCGCTTAATCGTTAGAGAGGGGATCCGTGGCGTGCGCCATAGGGCTGTTGCATCTGAGGCAGATGTACCATTAGCTTCAACGACATATTATTTTAATGATATTAAAGATCTTATTAGTGACGCATTAACGTTTTTTGCAGAAAAAACCTTGTGGATGAATAAAGCGTTAGAGGAGCAAAGTTATACTTTGCTCAATAGTATGGCTGAAGTAAGCCAGAACCTAACTAGATCAGAGCTGCAAACGTTAGTGGTAGAGCAGTTATCTGAATTTATCTGTGATCATATAGAAGCGCAGTTAACTCAACCTGATGACCGTATTCTAGAGCATGCTTTTCACGAAGAAGCACTACGTAATCCCGAGCTTGCCAAAGCCATTATCTTACTCGAAGAGACATTACTGCAGAGCATAAAATCATTTTTTAGTGCATTTGGTTCAAAAACTGCAACTGAAGATGCCCACCAAATCTTGGCTATTATTCGACTGTTGGAATATCAATTTTTACTGCGTGGTAAGGTGAATAAGACTGAGCTTAATAACATTGTACGCACCACAGTAAGTCACATTATTAAGGCAATAAAAAACCCAAGCTGA
- a CDS encoding carbohydrate binding family 9 domain-containing protein, with the protein MNKATQLASSVVFLISCHSLHAYAGQENQFNIEIPTLSGSIKVDGNFDEPQWKNAATTEITIETSPGENITAPVRTEVKLYSTDTSLFLAFTAYDPTPSQIRANLSDRDSVWGDDLVGIKLDTFNDARLAYQFFVNAYGVQMDSIENELTGSESDAWDGIWYTAAQRTETGYQVEIELPYRVLNFDNSAEQKWGVELVRFYPRNEQHRLSSNQIDRNNSCQLCQFGVMSGMSNLEQGNDLQITPSVVFNRNSQRPLALDSDWDSENDIEPSLDIRWGITPSTLLSATINPDFSQVEADAGQLDINNTFALFYPEKRAFFLDNKDYFDTQLNLLHTRNILSPDYGIKLTSKVGDHTFATLATNDTHTNFLVPGNLSSDIASIDEKSQNFAGRYRYDIGKELSMGALVTAKTSDDYHNYVTSVDVKYQPTEQDTFIGQYVISDTQYPLGFSQTLCSSDDCLPDIDCDLSDCGINERVLRTNSTDSIRGDMYLAKYEHETRNWNAIAQYQSVAEDFRADLGFIEKVDFSKFVAGGGYTWYPENSGFSKIRLSGDWDISHNQAGEKLEQEAEAKLAFDGLLQSYTAFGVVNRQRVGRRHDSANLAVENNTQMFDETMGWFYANMKPTRTLFVELDVNYGDSIDFANDQLGTKFLLNPGVRWNVTDSVKLNVSHVYRTMDVDDGRLFTANLSDVRLSWYIDIHNFIRVSSVYTHIERDPSLYLFGSPNKEQQNLGNEILYGYKLNPQSVFYLGYSDGLKSNDSIDSLMKTEETYFMKMSYAWIL; encoded by the coding sequence ATGAATAAAGCAACCCAACTTGCTAGCTCCGTTGTCTTCTTAATCTCTTGTCATTCTTTGCATGCTTATGCCGGACAGGAGAATCAATTCAATATTGAGATCCCTACTCTTTCGGGCAGTATCAAAGTTGATGGTAACTTTGATGAACCACAGTGGAAGAATGCCGCAACCACCGAGATAACGATTGAAACAAGTCCCGGTGAAAACATCACAGCACCAGTAAGAACCGAAGTAAAACTTTACTCCACTGACACAAGTCTCTTCTTGGCATTTACGGCTTATGATCCCACGCCATCGCAGATCAGGGCAAATTTGAGCGATCGAGACAGCGTTTGGGGTGATGATTTAGTCGGTATTAAACTCGATACTTTTAATGATGCCCGACTCGCCTATCAATTCTTTGTTAATGCTTACGGCGTGCAGATGGACTCAATCGAAAATGAACTTACCGGCAGCGAAAGCGATGCTTGGGACGGCATTTGGTATACTGCAGCTCAGCGCACAGAAACGGGGTATCAGGTTGAAATAGAGTTACCCTACCGAGTGCTAAATTTTGATAACAGCGCCGAGCAAAAGTGGGGCGTTGAGCTTGTCAGGTTTTACCCTCGAAATGAACAGCACAGATTGTCTAGTAATCAGATAGACAGAAACAATAGTTGCCAACTGTGTCAATTCGGTGTGATGAGTGGCATGTCTAACTTAGAGCAAGGCAATGATCTACAAATCACGCCATCGGTGGTTTTTAATCGTAACAGTCAACGTCCTCTCGCTCTTGATAGTGATTGGGATAGCGAAAACGACATAGAGCCAAGTTTAGATATCCGCTGGGGAATAACTCCAAGCACGTTGTTGAGTGCCACCATCAACCCAGATTTTTCGCAGGTTGAAGCCGATGCAGGTCAACTCGATATTAATAATACTTTTGCACTGTTTTACCCAGAAAAACGAGCCTTTTTCCTCGATAATAAAGATTATTTTGATACCCAACTAAACCTGTTGCATACCCGTAATATCCTCTCACCAGATTATGGCATTAAGCTAACCAGTAAAGTGGGTGATCATACCTTTGCCACACTCGCGACGAACGATACTCATACTAACTTTCTAGTGCCGGGGAATTTAAGTTCTGATATCGCCAGTATCGATGAAAAAAGTCAGAATTTTGCTGGACGCTATCGCTACGATATCGGTAAAGAATTATCGATGGGGGCGCTCGTCACCGCTAAAACCAGCGATGATTATCATAATTATGTCACTAGCGTCGATGTTAAATACCAGCCAACCGAGCAAGATACCTTTATTGGTCAATACGTAATATCAGATACTCAATACCCTTTAGGTTTCTCGCAAACGCTGTGCAGTAGCGATGATTGCCTACCGGATATTGACTGTGATTTAAGTGACTGCGGCATCAACGAACGTGTATTACGCACTAATAGCACAGACTCTATTCGTGGTGACATGTATTTGGCTAAGTATGAACACGAAACAAGAAACTGGAATGCAATAGCGCAATATCAGTCTGTTGCAGAAGACTTTAGAGCTGATCTAGGTTTTATTGAGAAAGTCGATTTCAGTAAATTTGTGGCTGGTGGTGGTTATACTTGGTATCCAGAAAACAGTGGTTTTAGTAAAATAAGACTTAGTGGCGACTGGGATATCAGTCATAACCAGGCTGGTGAAAAATTAGAACAGGAAGCGGAAGCTAAACTTGCTTTTGACGGTTTATTGCAAAGTTACACTGCATTTGGCGTTGTTAACCGCCAACGTGTAGGAAGGCGTCATGATAGTGCTAATCTGGCAGTTGAAAACAACACTCAGATGTTTGACGAAACCATGGGCTGGTTCTACGCCAATATGAAACCCACTCGTACCCTATTTGTTGAACTGGATGTCAATTATGGCGATAGCATCGACTTTGCCAACGATCAATTAGGCACTAAGTTTCTACTCAACCCTGGTGTTCGCTGGAATGTTACCGATTCAGTAAAGCTTAATGTATCGCACGTTTACCGAACTATGGATGTTGATGACGGCCGTTTATTTACCGCAAATTTAAGCGATGTGAGATTGAGTTGGTATATCGACATACATAACTTTATCCGTGTCTCGAGCGTCTACACACATATTGAAAGAGACCCAAGCTTATATCTATTTGGCTCACCAAATAAAGAGCAACAGAATTTAGGCAATGAGATCCTTTACGGATATAAACTTAATCCTCAAAGTGTGTTCTATCTAGGCTATTCAGATGGATTAAAGTCTAATGATTCCATCGATTCATTGATGAAAACTGAAGAAACCTACTTTATGAAAATGAGTTACGCTTGGATTTTATAA